From the genome of Brienomyrus brachyistius isolate T26 chromosome 8, BBRACH_0.4, whole genome shotgun sequence, one region includes:
- the rpusd4 gene encoding pseudouridylate synthase RPUSD4, mitochondrial yields the protein MKSVRTFTTLCHNDLFWIKSLHCRSEKVRPLCAAKQFVYPAVRSHAAATKKKEQPSHTAAAAKTGLKAIDLAQRHRRDKNKAAESEIPVSPAQKRVAELRQLSQQLQSVHPNVLAKALHRGLLFHNQDIVAINKPYGVPVHGGPGVGNNISDVLPILAKMIDGIRAESNLYLCHRLDKETTGVMLLARSEDAANHVQELFRAHQVEKKYLVLSVEVPVPSEGVIDIPIMEKEVQGSQPHYKMTVSPLYKMSESGEEVSRVRANRQAHSAVTQYRVLNSSGGCALVELQPITGVKHQIRVHMAYGLGCPILGDHKYAHWTRLAPQKLPEGVLRRLGLEQSKARHLPLHLHARQLLLPGRNGHGDISLYCPLPRFFINTLHKMKIPLPEKP from the exons ATGAAAAGTGTACGTACTTTTACAACTCTCTGTCACAATGACCTGTTTTGGATTAAAAGTCTTCACTGCCGATCGGAGAAGGTACGGCCGCTGTGCGCGGCAAAGCAATTTGTTTATCCGGCCGTGCGATCACATGCTGCCGCTACCAAGAAGAAAGAGCAGCCGTCACATACTGCAGCGGCCGCCAAAACTGGTCTAAAGGCTATTGATTTAGCCCAGAGACATCGGCGCGATAAAAACAAAGCAGCGGAAAGCGAG ATCCCGGTGTCCCCAGCGCAAAAGCGTGTCGCTGAGCTCCGGCAGCTGTCCCAGCAGCTGCAGTCCGTCCATCCCAACGTCTTGGCCAAAGCATTGCACCGGGGCCTGCTTTTCCACAACCAGGACATCGTTGCCATCAACAAGCCCTACGGCGTGCCTGTGCACG GTGGCCCCGGTGTGGGAAATAACATCAGCGACGTCTTGCCGATCTTGGCCAAGATGATCGACGGCATTCGGGCGGAGTCGAATCTGTATCTCTGCCACCGACTGGACAAAGAAACTACTGGGGTGATGCTATTGGCCAGGAGCGAGGATGCAGCCAATCACGTGCAAGAACTCTTCAGAGCTCATCAAGTGGAGAAGAAATATTT agtACTAAGTGTCGAGGTGCCTGTTCCCTCAGAGGGTGTGATTGATATCCCTATCATGGAGAAAGAGGTCCAGGGGTCACAGCCACATTACAAA ATGACTGTGAGCCCCTTATACAAGATGTCAGAGAGTGGTGAAGAGGTTTCGCGTGTCCGAGCCAATCGACAAGCCCACAGCGCTGTCACCCAGTACCGCGTGCTGAACAGCTCTGGAGGTTGTGCGCTGGTGGAGCTTCAGCCCATTACAG GAGTGAAGCACCAGATCCGTGTCCACATGGCATATGGGCTGGGATGCCCAATCCTCGGGGACCATAAGTATGCCCACTGGACCAGACTGGCACCACAG AAGTTGCCGGAAGGTGTGCTACGGCGGCTAGGCCTGGAGCAGAGCAAAGCGCGGCATCTCCCTCTCCACCTGCATGCCCGCCAGCTGCTGCTTCCAGGCAGGAACGGTCATGGGGACATCagcctctactgccccctaccTAGATTTTTCATCAATACTTTGCACAAGATGAAGATTCCCCTCCCAGAGAAGCCGTGA